A region from the Vicia villosa cultivar HV-30 ecotype Madison, WI linkage group LG3, Vvil1.0, whole genome shotgun sequence genome encodes:
- the LOC131659271 gene encoding flavanone 3-dioxygenase 2-like, protein MFNGNPHDVSLIYQVINHGISLNEMKETMRVFKEVFQMPHEYKYSLYLDDDLKTCKIFTSSLRYETEKVHLWRDSLRHPSHPLEQWQHLWSENPTTYRECVGNFSIKIKDLGSRILDLISEGLGLKCGYFENDLTESMIISVNHYPPCPKPSLTLSLTKHKDPYLITILMQDDVSALQLLKDGKWITFEPLPHAFVINIGHLLEIISKGKLISAEHQAVTNSSHTRTSAAFSIAPSDDCLIEPAQDISDENDHPILKSFKYKEFLKQFFNSHHMVTQTCS, encoded by the exons TTACCAGGTTATCAATCATGGAATCTCGCTTAATGAAATGAAGGAAACAATGAGGGTTTTCAAAGAGGTTTTTCAGATGCCACATGAGTACAAGTATAGTTTATATCTTGATGATGATTTGAAGACATGTAAGATATTTACTAGCAGTCTGAGATACGAAACAGAAAAGGTTCATCTGTGGAGGGACAGTCTTAGACACCCTTCTCATCCTTTGGAGCAATGGCAACACTTATGGTCTGAAAATCCAACTACATACAG AGAATGTGTTGGtaatttttcaattaaaattaagGATTTGGGATCGAGGATCTTGGATTTGATTAGTGAAGGACTCGGTCTGAAGTGTGGATATTTTGAGAACGATCTTACCGAATCAATGATTATATCTGTTAATCATTATCCACCATGTCCTAAACCGAGTTTAACCCTAAGTCTAACCAAACACAAAGATCCTTACCTCATCACAATTTTAATGCAAGATGATGTATCTGCCCTTCAACTATTAAAGGATGGAAAGTGGATCACTTTTGAGCCTCTTCCTCATGCATTTGTCATCAACATAGGACATCTGTTAGAG ATAATCAGTAAAGGTAAGCTAATAAGTGCTGAACATCAAGCTGTGACTAATTCAAGTCATACTCGCACAAGTGCTGCTTTTTCCATAGCTCCATCAGATGATTGTCTCATTGAGCCAGCACAAGATATCAGTGATGAGAATGATCATCCTATTTTAAAGTCTTTCAAATACAAGGAGTTTCTCAAGCAATTCTTTAACTCACATCACATGGTGAC